One window from the genome of Carnobacteriaceae bacterium zg-84 encodes:
- a CDS encoding ISL3 family transposase gives MLVGIIHQHDFVYKSGQKKRNTCMIKSPQLNKEVFLMDYYTKKLLTLTDKSFIADEHWLEEKTINGIPHHFIKGTWTKPCHTCPHCHAKTLIKHGTYQTKTLLPKFRQIKTVLLLKRTRYRCKTCLKTCSSSCSLVDKHCCISKELKQLIALDLTKNISRKHICQDHFVSDVTVQRVLDKYTKQVKPSFHYLPKVLCIDEFKSVTSHLGKMSFICVDGLTHRIIDVLPSRQLDHLITYFKQFSKKARHSVRYLVMDMNANYGKLIQKVFPNAVIVTDRFHIIQHIHRNLNTLRIKEMNTFKKEEKAYKHLKKYWKLLLKDAFDVNDTDYHYHQSFKTYLTHAQILDRLLDYSPVLKQAYEFVQELRYAYRQRDFESFMEVIHHIDPSLPEWFRKKFDIFKTYQNGIYQAFTTPYSNGITEAINNHIKVIKRIAYGYRRFSYFRLRILIIQHHSQWQKKNVKKVVNG, from the coding sequence GTGTTGGTGGGAATAATCCACCAACACGATTTTGTATATAAAAGTGGACAAAAAAAGAGAAATACCTGTATGATTAAATCACCACAATTAAACAAGGAGGTATTTCTCATGGATTATTATACAAAAAAATTATTGACATTAACAGATAAATCTTTCATAGCTGATGAACATTGGTTAGAAGAAAAAACAATAAATGGTATTCCACACCACTTTATTAAAGGTACTTGGACAAAGCCTTGCCACACCTGTCCACATTGTCATGCTAAAACACTCATCAAACATGGGACATATCAAACGAAAACATTATTACCAAAGTTTAGACAAATCAAAACTGTTTTACTTCTTAAAAGAACCCGTTATCGCTGTAAAACGTGTCTAAAAACCTGTTCTTCTTCGTGTTCTTTAGTCGATAAACATTGTTGTATTTCTAAAGAATTAAAACAACTTATTGCACTTGATTTAACGAAAAATATTTCAAGAAAACATATCTGCCAAGACCACTTTGTATCTGATGTGACCGTACAACGTGTCTTAGATAAATATACAAAACAAGTTAAACCGTCTTTTCATTATCTACCTAAGGTACTATGTATCGACGAATTTAAGTCTGTGACATCTCATTTAGGGAAGATGAGTTTTATCTGTGTAGACGGATTGACGCACCGTATTATTGATGTGTTACCTAGTCGCCAATTAGACCATTTAATCACTTATTTTAAACAATTTTCTAAAAAAGCAAGACATAGCGTTCGCTATCTTGTTATGGATATGAATGCCAATTATGGCAAACTTATTCAGAAGGTTTTTCCTAATGCCGTTATTGTCACAGATAGATTTCATATCATACAACATATACATCGGAATTTAAATACACTACGTATAAAAGAAATGAACACCTTTAAAAAAGAAGAAAAGGCTTATAAACACTTAAAGAAATACTGGAAATTATTATTAAAAGATGCCTTTGATGTAAATGATACAGACTATCACTATCACCAATCCTTTAAAACATATCTGACACACGCACAAATCCTGGATAGATTATTAGACTATAGTCCTGTTTTAAAACAAGCATATGAGTTTGTACAAGAGTTGAGATATGCTTATAGACAGCGAGATTTTGAGTCATTTATGGAGGTTATTCATCATATTGACCCGTCATTACCAGAGTGGTTTAGAAAGAAATTTGATATTTTTAAAACCTATCAGAATGGTATTTATCAAGCTTTTACCACACCTTATTCAAACGGTATCACAGAAGCTATCAACAATCATATTAAAGTCATCAAACGGATTGCCTATGGCTACAGACGTTTTTCTTATTTTAGATTGCGTATTTTAATCATACAACACCATTCTCAGTGGCAGAAAAAGAATGTGAAAAAGGTAGTGAATGGTTAA